The proteins below come from a single Acidobacteriota bacterium genomic window:
- a CDS encoding endonuclease V has translation MGRTSPAAPGLATAAVVARDRLPANPPRTVGGADAAYSRDDRIGRVALAVMRAPFDGEPVCLASGEFRVAAPYRPGRLAEREAGPVLELLEAVSVLPDVLLVDGHGLAHPRRFGLACAIGVAADLPTIGVAKSPLVGRFAEPGPERGSVAPVIDRGETVGAAVRTRTGVRPVFVSVGHRVSLETAVAIVLACSPRFRIPEPLRAAHRAARRIEERARPEGPGRLR, from the coding sequence ATGGGTCGGACCTCGCCCGCCGCACCCGGTCTCGCGACGGCGGCCGTCGTCGCCCGGGACCGGCTGCCGGCGAACCCGCCCCGGACCGTGGGCGGGGCGGACGCCGCCTACAGCCGCGACGATCGGATCGGGCGCGTCGCGCTCGCGGTGATGCGGGCCCCGTTCGACGGCGAGCCGGTGTGCCTGGCGAGCGGCGAGTTCCGCGTCGCGGCGCCGTACCGCCCCGGCCGCCTCGCGGAGAGAGAGGCCGGCCCGGTGCTGGAGCTGCTCGAAGCGGTGTCCGTCCTCCCGGACGTGCTCCTGGTCGACGGCCACGGTCTCGCGCATCCGCGCCGCTTCGGCCTCGCCTGCGCCATCGGGGTGGCGGCCGACCTTCCCACGATCGGCGTCGCGAAGTCTCCGCTCGTCGGACGTTTCGCCGAGCCGGGACCCGAGCGGGGCTCGGTCGCCCCGGTCATCGACCGGGGCGAGACCGTCGGCGCGGCGGTGCGGACCCGAACGGGAGTCCGGCCCGTGTTCGTCTCCGTCGGCCACCGGGTGAGCCTCGAAACGGCCGTGGCGATCGTCCTGGCCTGCTCGCCGCGCTTCCGAATCCCGGAACCGCTCAGGGCGGCCCACCGGGCCGCGCGCCGGATCGAAGAGCGCGCCCGGCCGGAGGGGCCGGGGCGGCTCCGATAG
- a CDS encoding deoxyribonuclease IV, with product MPPRLGAHMSIAGGVDKAVERAGSAGCEALQLFTRSTGQWAARPLAAAEIARFRRGVKRLGLRPVLVHDSYLINLASPERALWRRSVAALVDEIDRCEALGASYLVVHPGAHMGSGEEAGIDRIARGLDRIHAARPRARVRVLLETTAGQGTTLGHRFEQLAAVIRRVDDPERVGVCADTAHLYAAGYDIGTAEGWRRTWEAFDAVLGLERLAALHVNDSKRPLGSRVDRHEHIGRGAIPFGAFVRLMNDPAFDGLPAVLETPKGRDLVEDRENLAVLRALAGRRRAPSRSLAERWRADARREAAG from the coding sequence ATGCCGCCGAGACTGGGAGCGCACATGTCGATCGCCGGAGGCGTCGACAAGGCCGTGGAGCGGGCCGGGAGCGCCGGCTGCGAGGCGCTCCAGCTGTTCACCCGTTCCACGGGACAGTGGGCCGCCCGGCCGCTCGCGGCGGCGGAGATCGCGCGGTTCCGGCGGGGCGTGAAGCGGCTGGGGCTTCGTCCCGTGCTGGTCCACGACTCGTACTTGATCAATCTCGCCTCGCCCGAACGGGCGCTCTGGCGGCGGTCGGTCGCCGCCCTGGTGGACGAGATCGACCGGTGCGAGGCGCTCGGGGCGTCCTACCTGGTGGTGCACCCCGGGGCGCACATGGGGTCGGGGGAGGAAGCGGGGATCGACCGGATCGCCCGCGGGCTCGACCGGATTCACGCGGCGCGCCCGCGCGCGCGGGTGCGGGTGCTCCTGGAGACGACCGCTGGTCAGGGAACGACCTTGGGGCACCGCTTCGAGCAGCTGGCCGCCGTCATCCGGCGCGTCGACGACCCGGAGCGGGTCGGCGTCTGCGCCGACACGGCGCACCTGTACGCCGCCGGGTACGACATCGGCACCGCCGAGGGCTGGCGGAGGACCTGGGAGGCGTTCGATGCCGTCCTCGGGCTGGAAAGGCTGGCGGCGCTCCACGTCAACGATTCGAAGCGGCCGCTCGGCTCGCGCGTCGACCGCCACGAGCACATCGGCCGCGGCGCGATTCCGTTCGGGGCGTTCGTCCGGCTGATGAACGACCCGGCGTTCGACGGGCTGCCCGCCGTCCTGGAAACGCCGAAAGGAAGGGATCTGGTCGAGGACCGGGAGAACCTCGCGGTGCTCCGCGCCCTCGCCGGCCGGCGCCGCGCCCCCTCCCGCAGCCTCGCCGAGAGATGGCGCGCCGACGCGCGGCGGGAGGCGGCGGGGTGA
- a CDS encoding radical SAM protein, with product MARRRAAGGGGVTGVARRPPRGRPAAWLGRAAEPWASAARRRLRVAELFASIQGEGTRAGLPTVFVRFTGCALRCSWCDTAWAFREGTWRKAGEIAREVEASGLAHVCLTGGEPLLQPGVVPLARHLAEDLGLDVVVETGGDQDISVLPPSVVRILDVKLPSSGMHERMDPENLRRLSERDEVKFVIADRTDYEAARRILRRDLASFRGAVLFAPAHGLCAPERLAGWMLEDRLPARLQIQIHKAIWPGRDRGI from the coding sequence ATGGCGCGCCGACGCGCGGCGGGAGGCGGCGGGGTGACGGGCGTCGCGCGCAGGCCGCCGCGCGGGCGGCCGGCGGCGTGGCTCGGCCGGGCGGCGGAGCCGTGGGCTTCCGCGGCGCGGAGGAGGCTCCGCGTCGCGGAGCTGTTCGCCTCCATCCAGGGAGAAGGGACGCGCGCCGGCCTGCCCACGGTCTTCGTCCGGTTCACGGGGTGCGCCCTCCGCTGTTCGTGGTGCGACACCGCGTGGGCCTTCCGCGAGGGCACCTGGCGAAAGGCGGGGGAGATCGCGCGGGAGGTGGAGGCCTCCGGGCTGGCCCACGTGTGCCTGACGGGCGGGGAGCCGCTGCTCCAGCCGGGCGTCGTCCCGCTCGCCCGGCACCTGGCGGAGGATCTCGGGCTCGACGTCGTGGTGGAGACGGGCGGGGATCAGGACATCTCGGTGCTGCCGCCTTCCGTGGTGAGGATCCTGGACGTCAAGCTGCCCTCCTCGGGCATGCACGAGCGCATGGATCCGGAGAACCTCCGGCGGCTGTCCGAGCGGGACGAGGTGAAGTTCGTGATCGCCGACCGAACCGACTACGAAGCGGCGCGCCGGATCCTGCGGCGCGATCTGGCGTCGTTCCGGGGGGCGGTGCTGTTCGCGCCGGCGCACGGGCTTTGCGCGCCGGAGCGCCTGGCCGGATGGATGCTCGAGGACCGCCTGCCGGCGCGGCTCCAGATCCAGATCCACAAGGCGATCTGGCCGGGGCGGGATCGGGGGATCTGA
- the queC gene encoding 7-cyano-7-deazaguanine synthase QueC has translation MRGKPLAVVLLSGGLDSCVTAALAAREHDLALLHASYGQRTAARERRSFEAIAERLGVPPERRRIVDLRFLHELGGSALTDPSRPIPEGPPGPGIPPTYVPFRNAHLLAAGVSWAEVIGARAVYIGAVEQDSSGYPDCRAAFLEAFERAVQLGTRAGRSLEIRAPLVGLRKHEIVRLGAEAGAPFDLTWSCYRNDDVACGRCESCWLRREAFRRAGIEDPVPYAS, from the coding sequence ATGCGCGGCAAGCCGCTGGCGGTGGTGCTCCTCTCCGGTGGGCTCGATTCGTGCGTCACGGCGGCGCTGGCGGCGCGCGAGCACGACCTCGCCCTCCTGCACGCCAGCTACGGCCAGAGGACGGCGGCGCGGGAGAGGAGGTCGTTCGAAGCGATCGCGGAGCGGCTCGGCGTTCCGCCCGAGCGGCGGCGGATCGTCGATCTTCGATTCCTGCACGAGCTCGGCGGCTCGGCGCTGACCGACCCCTCCCGGCCGATTCCGGAAGGTCCGCCGGGTCCGGGGATCCCGCCGACGTACGTCCCGTTCCGCAACGCCCACCTGCTCGCCGCCGGCGTCTCCTGGGCGGAGGTGATCGGAGCGCGGGCGGTGTACATCGGGGCGGTCGAGCAGGACAGCTCCGGCTACCCCGACTGCCGGGCGGCTTTCCTCGAGGCGTTCGAGCGCGCCGTGCAGCTCGGCACGCGCGCGGGTCGCTCGCTCGAGATCCGCGCCCCGCTGGTCGGCCTCAGAAAGCACGAGATCGTTCGGCTCGGAGCGGAGGCGGGGGCGCCTTTCGATCTGACGTGGTCCTGCTACCGGAACGACGATGTGGCCTGCGGCCGCTGCGAGTCGTGCTGGCTCCGGCGGGAGGCCTTCCGGCGCGCCGGGATCGAGGACCCGGTGCCCTACGCGTCATGA
- a CDS encoding SLC13/DASS family transporter has translation MSAGPSWRSRVGLIAGAALFAAAAAFPAGGAEAEPARRMAGVALLMAAWWISEAIPLGATALVPVFALPVLGILPARQVCARYGDPLILLFLGGFLMARALARWRIDRRLALGIVALMGERPSRILFGLMAATALLSMWVSNSATAAMMMPVGLALVGHAASLVSARSPEADVSPGRFRFGTAVMLGIAYAASIGGVGTLIGSPPNLVFAGIVEEQTGVPVTFVRWMAVGLPLMLVMLPAAWLWLVRGAFPPELDRLPGGRRIVREQLAALPPMGAAGRRTIAVILAAALAWVTRPLWEEALVGAGQLHDGAIAAAAAVALFLLPDGQGGRLLDRRVFGELPWEVLLLFGGGLALAEGFKASGLDQRIGGTAVALAGIPLPLFVVLVGAVVMLLTEFTSNTATTAMVLPLLLAASGPLGTEPVRLMLPAALAASMAFMMPAATPPNAIVFGTGYVTIPQMVRAGVVTNTIALAVIALLTESLSPVLF, from the coding sequence ATGAGCGCCGGCCCGAGCTGGAGGTCCCGGGTGGGACTGATCGCCGGCGCCGCCCTGTTCGCGGCCGCGGCGGCCTTCCCGGCGGGAGGTGCCGAGGCCGAGCCGGCGCGGCGGATGGCGGGGGTGGCCCTCCTGATGGCGGCCTGGTGGATCAGCGAGGCGATTCCGCTGGGCGCCACCGCGCTCGTTCCGGTCTTCGCCCTTCCGGTTCTCGGGATCCTCCCGGCGCGGCAGGTGTGCGCGCGGTACGGCGATCCGCTGATCCTTCTCTTTCTGGGGGGGTTCTTGATGGCGCGCGCCCTCGCCCGCTGGCGGATCGACCGGCGGCTCGCCCTGGGCATCGTGGCGCTGATGGGCGAGCGCCCCTCGCGGATCCTGTTCGGCCTGATGGCGGCCACCGCCCTGCTGTCGATGTGGGTGAGCAACTCGGCCACCGCGGCGATGATGATGCCGGTCGGCCTCGCGCTGGTGGGACACGCGGCGTCGCTCGTCTCCGCCCGCAGCCCCGAGGCCGACGTCTCGCCGGGCCGCTTCCGCTTCGGCACCGCGGTCATGCTCGGGATCGCCTACGCCGCCTCCATCGGCGGCGTCGGCACGCTGATCGGCTCGCCGCCCAATCTGGTCTTCGCCGGCATCGTCGAGGAGCAGACCGGCGTGCCGGTGACCTTCGTCCGCTGGATGGCCGTGGGGCTGCCGCTGATGCTCGTGATGCTCCCGGCGGCCTGGCTGTGGCTCGTGCGCGGCGCGTTCCCGCCGGAGCTCGACCGGCTCCCCGGCGGCCGGCGGATCGTGCGCGAGCAGCTCGCCGCCCTCCCGCCGATGGGAGCCGCCGGGAGGAGGACGATCGCGGTCATCCTCGCCGCGGCGCTGGCGTGGGTGACGCGGCCCCTGTGGGAGGAGGCGCTCGTCGGCGCCGGGCAACTCCACGACGGGGCGATCGCCGCCGCGGCTGCCGTCGCGCTGTTCCTCCTTCCCGACGGGCAGGGGGGGCGGCTGCTCGACCGCCGCGTGTTCGGTGAACTTCCCTGGGAGGTCCTGCTCCTGTTCGGCGGCGGGCTGGCGCTCGCGGAGGGATTCAAGGCGAGCGGGCTCGACCAGCGGATCGGCGGCACGGCGGTCGCCCTCGCCGGAATCCCGCTCCCACTCTTCGTCGTCCTGGTGGGGGCGGTCGTGATGCTGCTCACCGAGTTCACGTCCAACACGGCGACGACGGCGATGGTCCTCCCGCTGCTGCTCGCCGCTTCCGGCCCGCTGGGGACCGAACCGGTGCGGCTGATGCTGCCGGCCGCCCTGGCCGCCTCGATGGCCTTCATGATGCCGGCGGCGACGCCGCCGAACGCGATCGTCTTCGGGACCGGCTATGTCACCATCCCCCAGATGGTGCGGGCCGGCGTCGTGACGAACACGATCGCCCTCGCGGTCATCGCCCTGCTCACCGAGTCGCTTTCTCCGGTCCTCTTCTGA
- the queA gene encoding tRNA preQ1(34) S-adenosylmethionine ribosyltransferase-isomerase QueA produces MDVSLFDYDLPPERIAQEPAEPRESARLLVLDRSDGSLAHRSVSDLPELLAPGDLLVVNDTRVVPARLFGRRSTGGRVELLVTDPLAGGPFPALVRSSRPLRAGERIELPGGNAAIVERAPGPEGRALVRFDGPLTPERLFERHGRPPLPPYIKRSPDDPRLGRDRVRYQTVYARVPGAVAAPTAGLHLGEPLLQRLEERGVRIARVTLHVGEGTFRPLAATDTRDVELHGERYDVPEAASRAIAETRRRGGRVVAVGTTVVRALESRPPAPGGEPRPGGGVTRLFIAPAEDDPPGGRPFAYVDALLTNFHLPRSSLLMLVAAFAGRERVLAAYREAVARGYRFYSYGDAMLVI; encoded by the coding sequence ATGGACGTCTCCCTCTTCGACTACGACCTGCCGCCGGAGCGGATCGCCCAGGAGCCCGCCGAGCCGCGGGAATCGGCGCGACTGCTCGTGCTCGACCGGTCGGACGGAAGCCTCGCGCATCGGTCCGTCTCCGACCTTCCGGAACTGCTCGCTCCCGGCGATCTGCTCGTCGTCAACGACACCCGGGTGGTCCCCGCCCGTCTCTTCGGCCGCCGCTCCACCGGAGGGCGGGTGGAGCTGCTGGTGACCGACCCGCTGGCCGGCGGCCCGTTTCCGGCGCTGGTCCGCTCGTCGCGCCCGCTGCGCGCGGGGGAGCGCATCGAGCTGCCCGGCGGCAACGCGGCGATCGTCGAACGGGCCCCCGGCCCCGAGGGCCGCGCCCTCGTACGGTTCGACGGTCCGCTCACCCCGGAGCGGCTCTTCGAGCGCCACGGGCGTCCGCCGCTGCCGCCCTACATCAAGCGGTCTCCCGACGACCCGCGCCTGGGGCGCGACCGGGTCCGCTACCAGACGGTCTACGCGCGGGTTCCCGGAGCGGTCGCGGCGCCGACCGCCGGACTTCACCTCGGCGAGCCCCTGCTCCAGCGCCTCGAGGAGCGCGGTGTCCGGATCGCCCGGGTGACGCTGCACGTGGGCGAGGGCACGTTCCGCCCGCTCGCCGCGACCGACACCCGCGACGTGGAACTGCACGGCGAGCGGTACGACGTTCCCGAGGCGGCCTCCCGGGCGATCGCCGAAACGAGGCGGCGCGGCGGCCGGGTGGTGGCCGTCGGCACGACCGTGGTGCGCGCGCTCGAGTCCCGGCCGCCGGCTCCCGGCGGGGAACCCCGGCCGGGCGGCGGCGTCACGCGACTGTTCATCGCGCCCGCCGAGGACGATCCTCCCGGCGGGCGGCCGTTCGCCTACGTCGACGCGCTGCTCACCAACTTTCATCTGCCGCGCTCCTCCCTGCTGATGCTCGTCGCCGCGTTCGCCGGGAGGGAGAGGGTGCTCGCCGCCTACCGCGAGGCCGTCGCGCGCGGCTACCGTTTCTACTCCTACGGCGATGCGATGCTGGTGATCTGA
- a CDS encoding tRNA guanosine(34) transglycosylase Tgt has protein sequence MRFTVLAEDGTARCGEIETRRGVVPTPAFMPVGTRGAVNGLLPDEVRTLGASIILANTYHLHVRPGEERIRRLGGLHAFCGWDGPILTDSGGYQVFSLAGLRSIDDDGVVFNDDVEGTRRRLTPESAIRIQEALGSDLMMPLDDCTGAPADRGEARRAMERTLRWLPRAVAARSDRTAALFGIVQGGVFEDLRRESLERTVAHDLDGYAVGGVSVGERREEARAVVALTGPLLPRDRPRYLMGIGRPEDLVEAVAHGFDLFDCVLPTRHGRTAQLFTSRGTLNMRNARHSDDPRPVDEECACPVCRRFSRAYLRHLYTTGNMLGPRAGTIHNLHFYLDLMRRMREAIASGTFDAFRRAFHARLAAGENGG, from the coding sequence CTGCGGTTCACCGTCCTGGCCGAGGACGGAACCGCCAGGTGCGGGGAGATCGAAACGCGCCGGGGGGTGGTGCCGACCCCCGCGTTCATGCCGGTCGGCACGCGCGGCGCCGTCAACGGCCTGCTTCCGGACGAGGTGCGCACGCTCGGGGCGTCGATCATCCTCGCCAACACGTACCACCTTCACGTCCGGCCCGGCGAGGAGCGGATCCGGCGGCTGGGCGGCCTGCACGCCTTCTGCGGCTGGGACGGGCCGATCCTCACCGACTCCGGCGGCTACCAGGTCTTCTCCCTCGCCGGCCTGCGGTCGATCGACGACGACGGCGTCGTCTTCAACGACGACGTCGAGGGGACCCGCCGGAGGCTCACCCCCGAGTCCGCGATCCGGATCCAGGAGGCGCTGGGATCGGACCTGATGATGCCGCTCGACGATTGCACCGGCGCGCCGGCCGACCGCGGAGAGGCGCGCCGGGCCATGGAACGGACGCTGCGCTGGCTCCCGCGGGCCGTCGCGGCCCGGTCGGACCGCACCGCGGCGCTGTTCGGCATCGTGCAGGGAGGGGTGTTCGAGGATTTGCGGCGCGAGAGCCTGGAGCGGACGGTCGCGCACGATCTCGACGGGTACGCCGTCGGCGGGGTCTCGGTGGGGGAGCGGCGGGAGGAGGCCCGGGCGGTGGTGGCCCTCACCGGCCCGCTCCTGCCGCGCGACCGCCCGCGCTACCTGATGGGGATCGGCCGGCCGGAGGACCTCGTCGAAGCCGTCGCGCACGGCTTCGACCTGTTCGACTGCGTGCTTCCGACGCGGCACGGCCGCACGGCGCAGCTGTTCACCTCGCGCGGCACGCTCAACATGCGCAACGCGCGCCACAGCGACGACCCGCGGCCGGTCGACGAGGAGTGCGCCTGCCCCGTCTGCCGCCGGTTCAGTCGTGCCTACCTGCGCCATCTGTACACGACCGGGAACATGCTCGGGCCCCGGGCCGGCACGATCCACAACCTCCACTTCTATCTCGACCTGATGCGGCGGATGCGCGAGGCGATCGCGAGTGGAACGTTCGACGCCTTCCGCCGCGCCTTCCACGCGCGTCTCGCGGCCGGCGAAAACGGGGGCTGA
- a CDS encoding arginase translates to MTMTIPPPRLPDGPPRPPRPLDPDAPGRADRGLFDLGLPLEECRVVAVPVPYEATCSGAAGTADGPRALVEASRDVDLHDPVAGEPYAAGIGALDEEPAIRRASRSARAAVADARNGDAAAAARADAIGRAVQEWVYRACRGLLATERLPVVLGGEHAVSVGAFRAAAERRSGIGILQIDAHPDLRPSYEGMATSHAAAMHAALSIEGVQRIVAVGLRDIAPADTRAREEAVGRCVWFTDAAIGAALAAGRRYDDVVAEVIEALPPDVWISLDMDGLEPALCPGTGTPVPGGLTWREFVGLVAAVGRSRRIVGADLVEIGPGRLDGLVAAKAFYLIAGVALAHRQQGAGP, encoded by the coding sequence ATGACGATGACGATTCCGCCCCCGCGGCTTCCGGACGGGCCCCCGCGACCGCCGCGCCCGCTCGATCCGGACGCCCCCGGACGAGCCGACCGCGGCCTGTTCGACCTCGGGCTTCCGCTCGAGGAGTGCCGCGTCGTCGCCGTCCCGGTTCCCTACGAAGCCACCTGCTCCGGGGCGGCGGGCACCGCGGACGGCCCGCGCGCGCTGGTGGAGGCCTCCAGGGACGTCGACCTGCACGATCCGGTGGCGGGCGAACCGTACGCCGCCGGGATCGGCGCGCTCGACGAGGAGCCGGCGATCCGGCGGGCGTCGCGCTCCGCGCGGGCCGCGGTGGCGGATGCGCGGAACGGGGATGCGGCGGCGGCGGCCAGAGCGGACGCGATCGGGCGCGCTGTGCAGGAATGGGTCTACCGGGCGTGCCGGGGACTGCTCGCCACGGAGCGTCTGCCGGTGGTTCTCGGCGGAGAGCACGCGGTGAGCGTGGGCGCCTTCCGCGCCGCGGCGGAGCGCCGGTCCGGCATCGGCATCCTCCAGATCGACGCCCACCCCGACCTGCGCCCGAGCTACGAAGGGATGGCGACCTCCCACGCCGCGGCGATGCACGCCGCTCTCTCGATCGAGGGCGTGCAGAGGATCGTCGCCGTGGGCCTCCGAGACATCGCGCCGGCCGACACGAGGGCGCGCGAGGAGGCGGTGGGCCGCTGCGTCTGGTTCACCGACGCGGCGATCGGCGCGGCGCTGGCGGCGGGGAGGCGATACGACGACGTGGTGGCCGAGGTGATCGAGGCCCTGCCCCCCGACGTCTGGATCAGCCTCGACATGGACGGGCTCGAGCCCGCCCTGTGCCCCGGCACCGGCACGCCCGTTCCGGGCGGACTGACCTGGCGGGAATTCGTCGGGCTCGTCGCGGCGGTGGGGCGGTCGCGCCGCATCGTCGGGGCGGACCTGGTGGAGATCGGCCCCGGCCGCCTGGACGGGCTGGTGGCGGCCAAGGCCTTTTACCTCATCGCCGGTGTCGCCCTCGCGCACCGGCAACAGGGAGCGGGACCGTGA
- a CDS encoding HEAT repeat domain-containing protein, translated as MNANVKRTIAGAAAALLAASGVACGPGEPREVAEARRQIEEAWQGGPQLKVLVLTLAADHPGLPEADPLIDEALASPSFEMRREAVATLARWGTPGATDRIRPLLEDGNELVRRAAARALARLGDGSGRELLEKARRTAEGVLDTETCAALAAIGSRVCAEEAERDINSEDGVKVAAAAAALEAAGDDRARLVLRGALKAQHGERRAPVIEALGAIGGAEDVAAILPYARYRENVIAVIRALGRLGGDQAVAKLRTYLTAEDPVGRVEAAGALLRAGVLDDAVRKAIDAAVASDREEVRYRAAEALARAPEGTDVTAWLVRLAGDASAQVRRVAVTALADRGGDGALEGFRAAWQASREAQEGAAYTAALEALRGAARLDGEPARALLAEGLESPNWAHTIQAAFGLLEQQHRAAAAP; from the coding sequence GTGAACGCAAACGTGAAGCGGACGATCGCTGGTGCCGCCGCCGCGCTTCTCGCGGCGTCCGGGGTCGCGTGCGGGCCGGGCGAGCCGCGCGAGGTGGCCGAGGCGCGGCGGCAGATCGAAGAGGCCTGGCAGGGAGGGCCGCAACTGAAGGTCCTGGTGCTGACGCTCGCCGCCGACCACCCGGGCCTTCCAGAGGCGGATCCCCTCATCGACGAGGCGCTCGCTTCGCCGTCCTTCGAGATGCGGCGCGAAGCGGTCGCCACGCTGGCGCGGTGGGGAACGCCCGGTGCAACGGATCGGATCCGGCCGCTGCTCGAGGACGGGAACGAACTCGTCCGCCGCGCCGCCGCACGGGCCCTCGCCCGGCTCGGCGACGGCAGCGGGCGCGAGCTGCTCGAGAAGGCCCGGCGGACGGCCGAGGGCGTCCTGGACACCGAGACCTGCGCCGCGCTCGCCGCGATCGGCTCGCGGGTCTGCGCCGAGGAAGCGGAACGGGACATCAACTCCGAGGACGGCGTCAAGGTGGCCGCCGCGGCGGCCGCGCTCGAGGCGGCCGGAGACGATCGCGCCAGGCTCGTCCTCCGCGGCGCCCTGAAGGCCCAGCACGGCGAGCGGCGGGCGCCGGTGATCGAAGCGCTCGGTGCGATCGGCGGCGCGGAGGACGTCGCCGCGATCCTCCCCTACGCCCGGTACCGCGAGAACGTCATCGCCGTGATCCGGGCGCTCGGGCGCCTGGGAGGGGACCAGGCGGTGGCGAAGCTGCGCACCTACCTGACCGCCGAGGATCCGGTCGGCCGCGTGGAGGCGGCGGGCGCGCTTCTCCGCGCCGGTGTGCTCGACGACGCGGTGCGGAAGGCGATCGACGCCGCCGTGGCCTCGGACCGGGAGGAGGTGCGCTACCGCGCCGCCGAGGCGCTCGCGCGAGCGCCGGAAGGGACCGACGTCACCGCCTGGCTCGTCCGCCTCGCGGGCGACGCGAGCGCCCAGGTGCGGCGGGTCGCGGTGACGGCGCTCGCCGACCGCGGCGGCGACGGCGCGCTCGAGGGTTTCCGCGCCGCCTGGCAGGCGAGCCGGGAGGCGCAGGAGGGAGCCGCCTACACCGCGGCGCTCGAGGCGCTCCGCGGAGCGGCGCGGCTCGACGGCGAGCCGGCGCGCGCGCTCCTCGCCGAGGGGCTGGAAAGCCCG